A single window of Solanum dulcamara chromosome 5, daSolDulc1.2, whole genome shotgun sequence DNA harbors:
- the LOC129888875 gene encoding B3 domain-containing protein REM5-like, whose protein sequence is MEIPPKKPHFFKPILPGFKNGLKIPIGFLKYLKGHDHIEHATLRRAGKKWLVKANGRRLEEGSWKEFVEELNLELGDILLFKHEGKMEFEVSIFDSSHCDREYDENEDEDEDEDEEGDEDKDKDENEDEDDEDENEEEQEDVDKEGEEAATHDKPLGQFQFECIIRQYCLSRGFLVSLKTHFTQFLQEFSCSMNLFFICFLYLC, encoded by the exons ATGGAAATCCCTCCAAAGAAACCTCActttttcaagcctattttgcCTGGTTTCAAGAATGGTCTA AAAATTCCTATAGgtttcttgaagtatttgaaGGGACATGACCATATTGAACATGCAACATTGAGAAGGGCTGGTAAGAAGTGGTTGGTGAAGGCGAATGGCCGGCGATTAGAAGAGGGTAGTTGGAAAGAATTTGTAGAGGAGCTTAATTTGGAATTGGGAGATATTTTACTGTTCAAACATGAAGGAAAAATGGAATTTGAGGTTTCCATCTTTGATTCAAGTCATTGTGATAGAGAATAT GATGAGAATGAGGATGAGGATGAGGATGAGGACGAGGAAGGTGATGAGGATAAGGACAAAGATGAGAATGAAGACGAAGATGACGAGGatgagaatgaggaggagcaagAGGACGTGGACAAGGAAGGTGAAGAAGCAGCTACTCATGACAAGCCTTTAGGTCAATTTCAGTTTGAATGCATTATTAGACAATATTGCCTTTCGAGAGGTTTCTTGGTAAGTCTCAAAACTCATTTCACAcaatttcttcaagaatttTCATGCAGTATGAAcctttttttcatttgttttttaTATCTTTGttaa